One Ahaetulla prasina isolate Xishuangbanna chromosome 1, ASM2864084v1, whole genome shotgun sequence DNA window includes the following coding sequences:
- the LOC131188417 gene encoding excitatory amino acid transporter 5-like: protein MWGQPKQALLGSLSPRLGEAWQRLKAFWSENGLLTLSVLSVVTGCLMGFLLRLLELSHLEKQYFSFPGELLMRMLKMLILPLITSSLMSGLATMDSRVCGKMGLLTITYYLWTTFMAVTTGIVLVITIHPGAAAQKEEHSVGKVVLSSADALLDLIRNMFPSNLVEASFQQYRTVLVPVVKSPGTLKKSSSSFSFIYLVPDPGNPEIQRPVLLEITPSPEMIYEALPGSNNEMNVLGIVLFSATVGLLLGKMGERGAPLVNVCQCLNEAVMKIVAMATWYFPFGIVFLIAGKILEMENPALTGKKLGLYAMTVVIGLAIHALCFLPLLFFILTRKNPFPFIRGILQALLIALATSSSSATLPITLRCLLENNRIDKRIIRFILPVGATINMDGTALYEAVAAIFIAQVNEYDLDLGQLITISITATAASIGAAGIPQSGLVTMVIVLTSVGLPTEDITLIIAIDWALDRLRTMTNVLGDALAAGIIAHVFRKDFAAKDPVNLVWAETAPPNPQEPRVQGTEEALPGQNGHCICEV from the exons ATGTGGGGGCAGCCGAAACAGGCCCTGCTGGGCTCCCTCTCCCCCCGCCTGGGGGAGGCCTGGCAGAGGCTGAAGGCCTTCTGGAGCGAGAATGGGCTGCTGACCCTCTCCGTCCTCTCGGTGGTGACCGGCTGCCTGATGGGCTTCCTGCTCCGCTTGCTGGAACTCTCCCATCTG GAGAAGCAATATTTCTCCTTCCCTGGGGAGCTCCTGATGAGGATGCTGAAGATGCTAATTTTGCCACTCATCACCTCCAG CCTGATGTCTGGCTTAGCCACCATGGACTCCCGAGTCTGCGGCAAGATGGGCCTGCTGACCATCACCTACTACCTCTGGACCACCTTCATGGCCGTCACCACAGGCATCGTGCTGGTGATCACCATCCACCCGGGTGCCGCCGCCCAGAAGGAGGAGCACTCGGTGGGCAAAGTGGTGCTCAGCTCGGCCGATGCCTTGCTGGACCTCATCAG AAATATGTTCCCTTCCAACCTGGTAGAGGCTTCCTTCCAGCAG TATCGGACAGTCCTCGTCCCCGTAGTGAAATCCCCCGGGACCCTGAAGAAGTCCAGCTCATCTTTCAGCTTCATTTACTTGGTGCCTGATCCCGGGAACCCGGAGATCCAGCGTCCCGTTCTGCTGGAGATCACTCCCTCCCCGGAAATGATCTACGAGGCGCTCCCTGGGAGCAACAACGAAATGAACGTCTTGGGCATCGTCCTCTTCTCGGCCACGGTCG GGCTCCTCCTGGGAAAGATGGGGGAGCGTGGGGCCCCCCTGGTTAACGTGTGCCAGTGCCTGAACGAGGCCGTGATGAAGATTGTGGCCATGGCGACGTG GTACTTCCCTTTCGGGATCGTCTTCTTGATCGCCGGGAAAATCTTGGAGATGGAAAACCCAGCGCTGACGGGGAAGAAGCTGGGCCTCTACGCCATGACGGTGGTGATTGGGTTGGCCATCCACGCCCTCTGCTTCCtgcccctcctcttcttcatcctgACCcggaaaaaccccttccccttcaTCCGGGGAATTCTCCAAGCCTTGCTGATCGCCCTGGCCACCTCGTCCAG ctCAGCCACGCTGCCCATCACCCTGCGGTGTCTTCTGGAGAACAACCGGATCGACAAGCGCATCATCCGTTTCATCCTCCCGGTTGGAGCGACCATCAACATGGACGGAACTGCGCTCTACGAGGCGGTGGCCGCCATCTTCATTGCCCAGGTGAATGAGTACGACCTCGACCTGGGACAGCTCATCACCATCAG CATCACAGCCACGGCCGCCAGCATCGGGGCCGCCGGGATTCCCCAGTCGGGCCTGGTCACCATGGTCATCGTGCTCACCTCCGTCGGACTCCCCACCGAAGACATCACGCTGATCATCGCCATCGACTGGGCCCT GGACCGGTTACGCACCATGACCAATGTCCTGGGTGACGCACTGGCCGCCGGGATCATAGCTCACGTCTTCCGGAAGGACTTCGCCGCAAAG GACCCTGTGAACCTGGTCTGGGCAGAGACCGCCCCTCCCAACCCTCAGGAGCCCAGGGTGCAAGGGACAGAGGAAGCCCTTCCTGGACAGAACGGTCACTGCATCTGTGAGGTGTGA
- the POLE4 gene encoding DNA polymerase epsilon subunit 4 yields the protein MAAPVAAGGSATAPEELEAPVTAAAVAPAATAAAAAGPSRPARLPLSRVKALVKADPDVSLASQEAVFILARAAELFVETISKDAFIHTQHGKRKTLQRKDLDNAIEALDEFAFLEGTLD from the exons ATGGCGGCGCCCGTGGCGGCGGGGGGAAGCGCCACGGCGCCGGAGGAGCTCGAAGCGCCGGTAACCGCGGCGGCGGTGGCGCCGGCagcaacggcggcggcggcggctgggcCTTCGCGTCCGGCTCGGCTGCCGCTGTCTCGCGTGAAGGCGCTGGTGAAGGCCGACCCGGACGTCAGCCTGGCCAGCCAGGAGGCGGTCTTCATCTTGGCGCGCGCCGCG GAGTTGTTTGTGGAAACCATCTCCAAGGACGCCTTCATCCACACCCAGCACGGGAAGAGGAAGACCCTGCAGAGGAAGGACCTGG ACAATGCCATCGAAGCCCTGGATGAGTTTGCCTTTCTGGAAG